aaatatagtttatTTAATAAAGTTAGACAGCCAAACAATTTCTAAACTAAGTCCAACCAAGTCCACTGGTTATAGCGCATTTCTTCAACGATGTCAACGTCGTCTTctcttgtttgttttttttccCTCCTCCTTTTTCCCTTCTCATCGTAGTCTTTTTTACATGTTCTCCTATACATGTAAACAAACTATAGCATAGAAATTTTAACTCACAACACAGAAATTTTTAAAGAACTCATCCCCAGAATATTGACACCAACCAACAAAATGCACATAGCATAAAAATTTTGGTGCATTGTACAAAAATTTTTGAAGGACTATATATCCAAATATCAACCAATAAAATACACataacacaaaaattttaatgtaCAACACATAAAGTTTTGATGCACAACAGAAATTTTTATGTCCAGCACAAAAATTTTTGAAGGACCATATGTACAGAACATTAATTCACCCAAATAACAAAATACATTCACAACAAAAATTTATGTGCTGTGTAAAAAATTTTGTGCTATGGGCAAAATTTTTCTGCTTTGTGCAAAAATTTCTATGCTATATCAATAAACTTGTACTATttgcaaaaatttttgaaaaaaatttctaTGCTATGTCAATAAATTTCTGAGCACTCAGAAGATACTTGCAGGATCTTCTATCAAACAAACCATAATAACACACTAATCCAATATTTTTGCTTTGACGTTAAGAAAAAGGGTACATAAACATAATGCtcataaatttttataaaaaaaaagggggagtaTGAATGATACTCATTACTACATTATATTTATCTTGCTTGTGCTCTCATCAAGGGAAGCATTTCATCCTCTGTAAAATGACGAATAAAACCCATGTTAATAGCAGAACAGAGATAATTATATTGGTGTGTAATGTGTTCAAGAAAACCAAGATCAATTACCTGTTTTTCAACTTCAACAGCGGACGCAGCTAACCTGCGCTTCAATATCGTTCTATCTTGCTCACAATTTTCTGTCTCCGTGTCTAAAAATACAGGAAGCATGGTTCAGAAGATGGTAATAGAGAATGAGCTCGAAAACCAGCAGGCTTCAACAAAATTAGAGGATCAAGTAGCACATCGCAAGTTATAATGCTAGAATAagaaactaaacaaaacatttAAGTTTGAAAGAATCTCACCGTAGTAATACGATGACAGAATCGTGATGCGTTCTGTTGGCTggaaaaaaggggaaaaaatcatattattaCTTAAAGAAAATAAGAATCGGAATGATGTAGGATCAAATTTGGTTGAAAACATTAACCAAGGAtaattatgaattctctgaggATGGATTAAATGTTGAGGCAGGGGATGAAGGAAATAAATGCAAAAACAATGTGTCCAGAAACACTTCAGAACAATTTCAGAGTGAGGATTAGTGTATGCTAGAGACTGTTAAATTGCAAAACATTCTGATGCCGACTACAACAATCACAAAAACCGATAAACTGATAACATTAAGATAGATCAGAAAAGCCAAAAAATTATCATTCAAATTACATTTCACCCTCAGACAAACTTGAACGACAGGTATTTGAACAgaattttcttaatttattacaaaaatgACACTCGACCTTGGCAATAAAAGATTGCAGGTGAAGAATTCCAATCTACATGTTAGATATTACTATACAAAAACAGCAACCATGTCATAAAGATTCAACAAAGTTTTCCATGGTTGTTGACTGCCCAATACAGCCCTTCTCTTTTATCCAGACTTGATACCAATTATGTAAACATTTGagaagcaaaacacaaagtggGAAGAGTTAAGCTACATTTTACTATATAGAACAATTTTCCTAAAAACACACACATATCTATGCGTAAATCCCTAGCCTCCACACCACTCTGTTTCTTGTCTCATAAGTCTGTCAAGGTCTGCCTCTAGCTTCTCTTCAAATAAATGAATAGAAAAATATTGCAATGAAAATCCATAAACATCTCACATgtaaatttattaactaatttatGCATATGATCCACAATTTAACACTAAAAGAATGGTAAAATGCAAAATATGGATAGGTGTTTTAAGTTTACCATTACAAATATACCCTCTTTACGGGTAGGCAGCTGCTCGAGCTTTTTCAATGTATCATCACCTTTAGTAACTCTTCCAAATATTGCATACTGAAAAGAGCTCATATCAGCATACAGTACATAATGAAGTACATTTGACTGAATCATTTGAAATGATGTTAGGGCAATATGTCTATCCCACCGTGCCGTCGAGATGAGGAGCATTTCCAAGTAGTATCGAGAATGAGGATGAACCACTGTCTGGATCATCATACCTGTAAGAACAATCCTAAATACATCAAGGCTTCCAACAGTCACTGAAAACCAAAAGAGTAAATGGTGTAAGAATTTTAGAACATAAGCAATACAATTAAGATGAGTACGTTATCTAACTAACAAACTGATTATTCCCTATAAAAATCTTTTAAACTTTAGACTCTAGATTTTCTACAAGAAGTCTCGAATGTATAAAAGCTCCCCAGTCCCTGCAACTGATAacatcttcaagaaacttgcaTCGGTCGTAACATCACAAATGAACACTTCCGTTCCACACAGTTGTATTTGAAACATCATACAAAACTAAACAACCAATAGCTTCCATCTAGAAAACTTAACCTTCCCATAGAAAGAATACCACGAACATGTTTGACTTCGCTAAATTCACCAACAACAGTCTTTTCagcttcttttctttgttcctcattcaTTGGAGCAGATCTTCCACCCATAACATCTGCTACTTGGGCCACAAACCCCTTATCCACCTGAACATTGaatttagaacaaaaataaaaaaaccaatCACTTACATGCTGCAGCCACCAACTACATAAATACCTGATGTTACTTACTTACGTCCCGGAGAAACATACCCGAAAGAAATGGTTTGTGTTATAGCCTCCAAGTCTGACAAGCTTAAAGATGTGATCAACAGTTTTGGGTGCAACAGTGGGAAAGAAACCAAATTCAATATCCCCATAATTTGTCTGCATTCAGAACTCAAGTGATACACCATGAACAACAACAAAGATGCTGATGTCAATTTATCAAACAAGTTATGTGCATACAAACATCACAATCAAGATGGATAAATTTCTCACTTAATCAACCACTTGATTCCAATTTTTCACACATAAACAAAATAACTAATATACTTCAGCTAAATCACAAACATGGGCATCCACAGATTACAACATCAACAGCCCTTACATTGAAACTCAGCTCATGACTTTAACTTTCACTATAGATTCAAGCAATTATGAATAGCAGGTCAAAGAGAATCTAACTTTCGAAGTAAAAAACCTGAAAGACAACGCGGGTGGATCCAAGTTGGGGTTCCAGGGAAGAAATTAAAGACATCAATGACAACAAAATGCAAGCATTGATCATAAAGCTGAATCCTGGGCTATACATTTTGAGCAATGTTAGATTTGGAAACAGCTTCAGCTCCTGAAATTGGAGTCAACCATCCCAATTTCGGAAAACTAAAGTCCTGAGTAGAAAAGTTGTGTTGGTGTGTTTAACGGGTAtggcattttttttttatggtttttggTCATGTTAAAGTGATTCACAGATATGGATTGATAGTTgatactataaaaaattatatatttcttttggaaaggtgatagaagaaatatttttgtttctCAATAAATTAGTTTGGGCCAGcaagaataaatttttaaaacattttctTCTGTGTTTGGACGGGGCCTGGAATTTTATAACATTCAAGTTGAATTTAAAGCTAGGGACTGCGTAACGTGCAAATATTCATTATGCCGAATCAGAATTTATTTAATATGAGCCCAAActaaaccaaaaacaaaaaaatatgagCCTAATTTTTTTTCCCACAGTAGATAGATAGTCacgaacaaaaaaaaaagtgatacAGTTGGTTTTTTTAgcctttctttatttattttaaatttattattatttgtacaACTTTGTGTTGCTTCATCTTAATTTTTACTCTTTATCAATATCTTTACGGTGActtttcaataaattaattaaaataatattaaacccAAACAATTCTTTGTTAtatgtagttttttttttttggtattatttgtatttttaatatatgtGTGTAAAGTTGGTCTCTGTTTTTGGGTCAAGAAGTTGGTTCTAGATATTTGTATGAAGCCCAAGAAAATTGGTTACAGATTTAATACAAGCTTACAAAGGGTTTATGGGTCTGTGAGCCTTATATGAAACAGGGGGTGTCCAGCAGGTATTCGTCAAAACATCATTTTTTAGGCTATGGaattaagttttatttaaagatttactgttagtaaataaataggAGTGCCAACGAGCTATAAGTTAAATAATATGTGTTTGGATTTCAGTTTGTAAACGAAGTTTGCAcaaaattgattttgtaaaattaattttgataaaaatatgtttggcaatctttatatcaaaattgattataataaaataaatattatttggaTTATATtactcaaaatcacttttagatgaaaaattacAAACAGACATTcatctaaataatttttttatatacatgcAAAATCagaaaactaacaaaaataatataaaaaatatttatcatataaataaaataaatacaataaaaaataaaaatatgaaagagagtattataaattttataatgtcaaacaaaaagaaaatattctataatttttttagtattgtcagtactctttaatttagtattattttagactatagattttattatttatgactctattattatttataattaattttttatttatttgtctttTTGTATAGGATCATAATTTATATACAAAATTTGATAATAAAcgtagtatataataattacaattaCAAATA
The genomic region above belongs to Arachis stenosperma cultivar V10309 chromosome 5, arast.V10309.gnm1.PFL2, whole genome shotgun sequence and contains:
- the LOC130979275 gene encoding peptidyl-prolyl cis-trans isomerase CYP23-like, translating into MYSPGFSFMINACILLSLMSLISSLEPQLGSTRVVFQTNYGDIEFGFFPTVAPKTVDHIFKLVRLGGYNTNHFFRVDKGFVAQVADVMGGRSAPMNEEQRKEAEKTVVGEFSEVKHVRGILSMGRYDDPDSGSSSFSILLGNAPHLDGTYAIFGRVTKGDDTLKKLEQLPTRKEGIFVMPTERITILSSYYYDTETENCEQDRTILKRRLAASAVEVEKQRMKCFP